A single window of bacterium DNA harbors:
- a CDS encoding FAD-dependent oxidoreductase — MLYQNRKNYKDEDFELPVEIAGVKWRNPFFVSSGPTTSTLQQLIKAAECGIGGASCKLTFDPPPYINRRPRYGWDADQHLLYFSAEKRLVLEEALRLIEAARKQIKDFVLFSNFTYSEGGIEGWVNMAKKFEEAGAHINELNMCCPNMSFNVELAKDKGAESHKTGASLGQQEREIQAIIRAIKAETSIPLCVKLTPEGGRQDIVAQACFEAGADMVCGVANRLALAAMRVDQPGKSTINLQDEQGMYCMNSYWIKPLALRDVYMMRKKVGPAPALLGTGGVTTWRDGVEMMMAGADLVGFCSATIIYGFSFFPEFFRGFKNYMQEMGIKQPGDMRDKVIPAIKSAPELTIYEGYAKKKDDNLAAPCDYACPHHVPAMAYVRLVAQEKFEEAYKMITSKNPLQHVCGYICNHPCEDACSRGLKDEPIRIRAIKRFVMDKAAAEGWQPNMEMSPANGLKVAVIGSGPAGISAASSLARAGYAVTVFEREAKGGGMLRYGIPEFRLPRKLIDRELQWLGKLGVKVEYNKALGKDFSLADLRAKGFKSVCMTVGTQAGVTLGIPGEDAPQVYSAVDVIRGHAAGKAPKLGKKVVIVGGGFTAVDVARICARLGVESVYIAYRRTKDEMPAVPEEVLEAEQEGVRVMYLVSPVAVETEGGKVTGLRLKSNVLGMAADNGGRRSPEQVEGAEFTLSVDTVITAVSQKLDGVASALGLELTRWGTLAYDESTGRTAVADVFVAGDAAMGPSTVIRSVAEGKRAAVSVDKFLRAENAVLDFDPALSVVDPVDVVNRRTDMPLKDRVPVEVKPAAERKQDFEEYEETLSQEAAVEEAGRCLSCGCGVGCQICEELCMRFAWSHEEGKKVEVDKEACVACGMCSFRCPNHNIEMVKGELSPARVGAH; from the coding sequence ATGTTATACCAGAACCGTAAAAACTACAAAGACGAGGACTTTGAGCTGCCGGTGGAAATTGCCGGCGTTAAATGGCGTAACCCCTTCTTCGTCTCCAGCGGTCCCACGACCTCCACGCTTCAGCAGTTGATCAAGGCTGCCGAATGCGGGATCGGCGGGGCGAGCTGCAAGCTCACTTTCGACCCGCCGCCCTACATCAACCGCCGTCCGCGCTACGGCTGGGACGCCGACCAGCACCTGCTGTATTTCTCGGCCGAGAAGCGCCTGGTGCTGGAGGAGGCCCTGCGCCTGATCGAGGCCGCCCGCAAGCAGATCAAGGATTTCGTCCTGTTCTCGAATTTCACCTATTCCGAGGGTGGGATCGAGGGCTGGGTGAACATGGCCAAGAAATTCGAGGAGGCGGGCGCGCACATCAACGAGCTGAACATGTGCTGCCCCAACATGTCGTTCAACGTGGAGCTGGCCAAGGACAAGGGGGCCGAGAGCCACAAGACCGGGGCCAGCCTGGGCCAGCAGGAGCGTGAGATCCAGGCCATCATCCGGGCGATCAAGGCCGAGACCTCCATCCCGCTCTGCGTTAAGCTCACCCCGGAGGGCGGCCGCCAGGACATCGTGGCCCAGGCCTGTTTCGAGGCCGGCGCCGACATGGTCTGCGGCGTCGCCAACCGTCTGGCCCTGGCCGCCATGCGCGTGGACCAGCCCGGCAAGAGCACGATCAACCTGCAGGACGAGCAGGGCATGTACTGCATGAACAGCTACTGGATCAAGCCCCTGGCCCTGCGCGATGTCTACATGATGCGCAAGAAAGTCGGCCCGGCGCCGGCGCTTCTGGGCACCGGTGGGGTGACCACCTGGCGTGACGGTGTGGAGATGATGATGGCCGGGGCCGACCTGGTCGGTTTCTGCTCCGCCACGATCATCTACGGCTTCTCGTTCTTCCCCGAGTTCTTCCGCGGGTTCAAGAATTATATGCAGGAGATGGGGATCAAGCAGCCCGGCGACATGCGCGACAAGGTCATCCCGGCGATCAAGAGCGCCCCGGAGCTGACTATCTACGAGGGCTACGCCAAAAAGAAAGATGATAATCTGGCGGCTCCCTGCGACTACGCCTGCCCGCACCATGTGCCGGCCATGGCCTATGTCCGCCTGGTGGCGCAGGAGAAGTTCGAGGAAGCCTACAAGATGATCACCAGCAAGAACCCGCTGCAGCATGTCTGCGGCTACATCTGCAACCATCCCTGCGAGGATGCCTGCAGCCGCGGCCTCAAGGATGAGCCGATCCGTATCCGCGCGATCAAGCGTTTCGTGATGGACAAGGCCGCCGCCGAGGGCTGGCAGCCGAATATGGAAATGTCCCCGGCCAACGGTCTCAAGGTGGCGGTGATCGGCTCCGGCCCGGCCGGGATCAGCGCCGCCTCCAGCCTGGCCCGCGCCGGCTATGCGGTCACGGTGTTCGAGCGCGAGGCCAAGGGCGGCGGCATGCTGCGCTACGGCATCCCCGAGTTCCGTCTGCCGCGCAAGCTCATCGACCGCGAGCTGCAATGGCTGGGCAAGCTGGGGGTGAAAGTCGAGTACAACAAGGCCCTGGGCAAGGATTTCAGCCTGGCCGACCTTCGCGCGAAGGGTTTCAAGTCTGTCTGCATGACCGTGGGCACCCAGGCCGGTGTCACGTTGGGTATCCCGGGTGAGGATGCGCCCCAGGTCTACTCGGCGGTGGATGTGATCCGCGGCCACGCCGCTGGCAAGGCGCCCAAGCTGGGCAAGAAAGTGGTGATCGTGGGCGGCGGGTTCACCGCCGTGGATGTGGCCCGTATCTGTGCGCGCCTGGGCGTTGAGAGTGTCTACATCGCCTACCGCCGCACCAAGGATGAGATGCCCGCCGTGCCTGAGGAGGTGCTGGAGGCCGAGCAGGAGGGCGTGCGCGTGATGTATCTGGTGAGCCCGGTGGCCGTGGAGACCGAGGGCGGCAAAGTGACCGGCCTGCGCCTGAAGAGCAACGTCCTGGGCATGGCAGCCGACAACGGCGGCCGCCGCAGCCCGGAGCAGGTCGAGGGCGCCGAGTTCACCCTGAGCGTGGACACGGTGATCACCGCGGTGAGCCAGAAACTGGACGGCGTGGCCTCCGCTCTGGGCCTCGAGCTGACCCGCTGGGGCACCCTGGCCTATGATGAGTCCACCGGCCGCACCGCGGTGGCCGATGTGTTCGTGGCTGGAGATGCCGCCATGGGCCCCAGCACCGTGATCCGCTCGGTTGCCGAGGGCAAGCGCGCCGCGGTCTCGGTGGACAAGTTCCTGCGCGCCGAGAACGCCGTGCTCGATTTCGACCCGGCGTTGAGCGTGGTCGATCCGGTGGATGTGGTCAACCGCCGCACGGATATGCCGCTGAAGGATCGTGTGCCGGTGGAGGTCAAGCCTGCCGCCGAGCGCAAGCAGGATTTCGAGGAATATGAGGAAACTCTGAGCCAGGAAGCCGCGGTCGAGGAGGCCGGACGCTGCCTGAGCTGCGGCTGCGGCGTGGGCTGCCAGATCTGCGAGGAGCTGTGCATGCGTTTCGCCTGGAGCCACGAGGA
- a CDS encoding zinc metallopeptidase translates to MRFLAMMDPLYWLLIGPTMLLALWAQLKVKSNFNKYSQIGTSRGVTGAEAAQLVLEAAHIMDVRVEEVGGFLSDHYDPRSKVLRLSPDVYNGRSIAAAGVAAHEAGHAIQHARDYMPLKFRTALVPVASLGSWLSWPIIMFGMLLHSMQMLQIGVLAFSAIVLFQIVTLPVEFDASSRAKKVLVSTGVLVSPEEREGVSKVLGAAAMTYVAATISAVMQLLYFAIRAGLLGGRRSD, encoded by the coding sequence ATGCGATTTCTCGCTATGATGGACCCTCTATACTGGCTGCTGATCGGGCCGACCATGCTGCTGGCGCTCTGGGCGCAGCTCAAGGTGAAGTCGAATTTCAACAAGTACAGCCAGATCGGCACCTCGCGCGGGGTGACCGGCGCCGAGGCCGCCCAATTGGTGTTGGAGGCGGCCCATATCATGGACGTGCGGGTGGAGGAGGTGGGCGGTTTCCTGAGCGATCACTACGACCCGCGCTCCAAGGTGCTGCGCCTGAGCCCGGATGTCTACAACGGGCGGAGTATCGCCGCGGCCGGAGTGGCGGCCCACGAGGCCGGGCACGCGATCCAGCATGCACGCGACTACATGCCGCTGAAATTTCGCACGGCCCTGGTGCCGGTGGCCAGCCTGGGCTCCTGGCTCTCATGGCCCATAATCATGTTCGGCATGCTGCTGCACTCGATGCAGATGCTGCAGATCGGCGTGCTGGCTTTTTCGGCCATCGTGCTGTTCCAGATTGTCACGCTGCCGGTGGAGTTCGATGCCTCCAGCCGGGCCAAGAAAGTGCTGGTCAGCACCGGGGTGCTGGTGAGCCCTGAGGAGCGCGAGGGCGTGAGCAAGGTGCTGGGCGCGGCGGCCATGACCTATGTGGCGGCCACGATTTCGGCGGTGATGCAGCTGCTCTATTTCGCCATCCGCGCCGGGCTGCTCGGCGGCCGCCGCAGCGACTGA
- a CDS encoding ammonium transporter has translation MKKKLFLLAGLCCLALPVLALADDPQYTVDQLALGINTVWVLITGFLVFFMQAGFGMLEAGFTRAKNAANILMKNMMDFTMASLAYWIIGYGLMYGVGNGFIGSGFLFLKDIPELTAGVPTLAYWFFQVVFCAAAATIVAGAMAERTKFIAYLLYSFIISAVVYPIIGHWVWGGGWLTKLGFLDFAGSTVVHTVGGWASLVGTVMLGARIGKFTPDGQARVIPGHNIPLAALGVLILWFGWFGFNPGSSLSGMDANLIAKVAVNTNLAAATGCVVSMLVVWWQFGKPDLSMAINGSLAGLVAVTAPCAWISLSSSVIIGAIAGVVVVYGVQLLDKIKVDDPVGAIPVHGMCGVWGTIAVGLFHESQGLLTGHGAHLLAVQALGSAAVVGFTLVSMYVVFRVLKATVGLRVSQKEEIRGLDIGEHGIESYAGFQIFLTD, from the coding sequence ATGAAGAAAAAACTGTTCCTTCTGGCGGGCCTTTGCTGTCTGGCTCTTCCCGTATTGGCTCTGGCCGACGACCCCCAGTATACGGTCGACCAACTGGCCCTGGGGATCAACACGGTCTGGGTCCTGATAACCGGGTTCCTGGTCTTTTTCATGCAGGCCGGATTCGGCATGTTGGAGGCGGGGTTCACCCGGGCCAAGAACGCCGCCAACATCCTGATGAAGAACATGATGGATTTCACCATGGCCTCGCTGGCCTACTGGATCATCGGTTACGGCCTGATGTACGGGGTGGGCAACGGTTTCATCGGCAGTGGCTTCCTGTTCCTCAAGGACATTCCCGAGCTGACCGCCGGGGTGCCGACCCTGGCCTACTGGTTCTTCCAGGTGGTGTTCTGCGCCGCTGCGGCCACCATCGTGGCCGGCGCGATGGCCGAGCGCACCAAGTTCATCGCTTATCTTCTCTACAGCTTCATCATCAGTGCGGTGGTCTATCCGATCATCGGCCACTGGGTCTGGGGCGGCGGCTGGCTGACGAAACTCGGGTTCCTGGATTTCGCCGGTTCGACCGTGGTGCACACGGTGGGCGGCTGGGCCTCACTGGTCGGGACAGTGATGTTAGGCGCGCGTATCGGCAAGTTCACGCCGGACGGCCAGGCGCGGGTCATACCGGGCCACAACATCCCGCTGGCTGCCCTGGGTGTGCTGATTCTCTGGTTCGGCTGGTTCGGTTTCAATCCCGGCTCCAGCCTGAGCGGCATGGACGCCAACCTGATCGCCAAGGTGGCGGTGAACACGAACCTGGCCGCTGCCACCGGCTGCGTGGTCAGCATGCTGGTGGTCTGGTGGCAGTTCGGCAAGCCCGACCTGAGCATGGCGATCAACGGCTCGCTGGCCGGGCTGGTGGCGGTCACCGCGCCCTGCGCCTGGATCTCGCTTTCCTCCAGCGTCATCATCGGCGCGATCGCCGGAGTGGTGGTGGTCTACGGTGTGCAGCTGCTTGACAAGATCAAGGTGGATGACCCGGTGGGCGCGATACCGGTGCACGGGATGTGCGGCGTGTGGGGCACTATCGCCGTGGGGCTGTTCCATGAAAGCCAGGGCCTTCTGACCGGCCACGGCGCACACCTTCTGGCCGTGCAGGCCCTGGGCTCGGCCGCGGTGGTGGGGTTCACCCTGGTGAGCATGTATGTGGTCTTCCGGGTACTCAAGGCCACGGTTGGGCTGCGGGTCAGCCAGAAGGAAGAGATACGCGGCCTCGACATCGGCGAGCACGGCATCGAAAGCTACGCCGGGTTCCAGATCTTCCTCACCGACTGA
- a CDS encoding P-II family nitrogen regulator — MKMIIALIQPEKLPEVKKALLDKEVFKMTVSNVIGCGQQKGFTETYRGVIHEVNLLKKVRLEIAVNEDFVEATIQAIIAGARTGKIGDGKIFVLPLERCVRIRTGEEGHDAIG, encoded by the coding sequence ATGAAAATGATAATAGCCCTGATCCAGCCCGAAAAGCTGCCTGAGGTGAAAAAGGCGCTTCTCGACAAAGAAGTGTTCAAGATGACAGTCTCAAACGTCATCGGTTGCGGCCAGCAGAAAGGCTTCACCGAGACCTACCGTGGCGTGATCCACGAGGTGAACCTGCTCAAGAAGGTGCGCCTCGAGATCGCAGTCAACGAGGACTTCGTCGAGGCGACCATCCAGGCGATAATCGCCGGGGCGCGCACCGGCAAGATCGGTGACGGGAAAATCTTTGTCCTTCCGCTCGAGCGCTGCGTGCGAATCCGCACCGGCGAGGAGGGGCACGACGCCATCGGCTGA